One region of Chryseobacterium sp. C-71 genomic DNA includes:
- a CDS encoding glycosyl hydrolase, which produces MKIKNIVSLSLLCFAFGNLSAQNPWPKTTETAKPWTRWWWMGNAVDEKGLDKQLTTLNKAGFGGVEIVPIYGAKGFEKQYLNYLSPEWMKMLQFTTNKAKSLNMGVDMAVGTGWPIGGPQVDEQDAATKMIVQTYTIVSGEKFADKIVLKDEKQKNLKTIKLDVVTAYNEKNGAVVLTDKVNADGTLNWKPASGKWTIYAVFVGKTLQKVKRAAPSGEGYTLDHFSPDATKDYLKTFDKAFGNSNYGIRSFFNDSYEVYNADWTPDFLNEFKKRRGYDLSLYIKYLVSNEENEIAVRVKSDYRETLSELILNNFTKDFTNWAHSKKSKNTNQAHGSPGNLLDLYAAVDIPESETFGSSIFEIPGLKRDTADIQKSDMPDFNMLKFASSAANVTGKKLTSNETFTWLTEHFKTSWSQAKPEVEQVFLSGINHVFYHGTTYTPADVPFPGWLFYASVNFVPENSLWPHLKGLNSYIERTQSVLQSGKSDNELLMYWPIYDQWANPKGKDVTFKVHNVEKWLQPTPMYENLNKLSKMGYSLDMISDKMIGESKSENQKIQVSKEGSAYQVLIIPELTYLPESTLKNILDLAQNGASIIFQNEPKDIPGNLEVEKRRTQLKSLWNQIPFQNQDGNIKMASFGKGKIVLSSDVAKGLEYLKIEREKLTDTGLKFVRRQFDGGKYYYIVNHTAKEINQNIPLNFVGKQVALMNSENGDYGIVDTQNNSVKIQLKSGESLIVKASETADNSVEKWKYVEKTEAPIFLNQPWQLSFKEGGPELPKPRTLTKLQPWTNFTEDAQTQSFSGTGVYTTTFNLKKNKADDYLLKFDKIYESATVIVNGKEAGIVWSNPFEINVGKYLKKGKNTIQIEVSNLMANRIRYMDKNKVEWRNYHEINFVNINYKPFDASNWKVQPSGLDGEIQLIPIHYSK; this is translated from the coding sequence ATGAAAATTAAAAATATAGTCAGTCTAAGTCTTCTCTGTTTTGCCTTCGGAAATCTCTCCGCACAAAACCCGTGGCCAAAAACTACCGAGACCGCAAAACCCTGGACCCGCTGGTGGTGGATGGGAAATGCCGTCGACGAAAAAGGATTGGACAAACAACTCACGACTTTAAATAAAGCAGGTTTCGGAGGCGTAGAAATCGTCCCGATTTACGGCGCAAAAGGTTTTGAGAAACAATACCTCAATTACCTGTCTCCGGAATGGATGAAAATGCTTCAGTTCACCACGAACAAAGCAAAAAGCCTGAATATGGGCGTAGATATGGCAGTCGGAACAGGTTGGCCAATCGGTGGACCACAAGTTGACGAACAGGACGCTGCGACAAAAATGATTGTTCAGACTTATACCATTGTATCAGGCGAAAAATTTGCAGATAAAATTGTACTGAAAGACGAAAAACAGAAGAATTTAAAAACCATAAAACTAGATGTTGTAACGGCTTACAATGAAAAAAATGGAGCGGTAGTTTTAACAGATAAAGTAAATGCTGACGGAACTTTAAACTGGAAACCAGCATCAGGAAAATGGACAATTTACGCAGTTTTCGTTGGTAAAACTTTGCAAAAAGTAAAACGTGCAGCGCCAAGTGGAGAAGGATATACTTTAGACCATTTTTCACCGGATGCAACTAAAGATTATCTGAAAACTTTCGATAAAGCATTCGGAAATTCAAATTATGGAATCCGTTCTTTTTTTAATGACAGCTATGAAGTTTACAACGCCGACTGGACGCCGGATTTTTTAAATGAATTCAAAAAAAGACGTGGATACGATTTAAGTCTGTACATCAAATATCTCGTGAGCAACGAGGAAAATGAAATTGCAGTAAGAGTAAAATCGGATTACAGAGAAACCTTGAGCGAACTGATTTTAAATAATTTTACCAAAGATTTCACCAATTGGGCGCATTCAAAAAAATCAAAAAACACCAATCAGGCACACGGTTCGCCGGGAAATTTATTGGATTTATATGCAGCAGTAGACATTCCTGAGTCTGAAACTTTTGGAAGTTCAATTTTTGAAATTCCGGGCTTGAAAAGAGATACTGCAGATATTCAAAAATCAGATATGCCGGATTTTAATATGTTGAAATTTGCTTCTTCGGCAGCGAATGTGACGGGCAAAAAATTAACTTCAAACGAAACTTTTACCTGGCTGACAGAGCATTTCAAAACCTCGTGGTCACAGGCAAAACCCGAAGTGGAGCAGGTATTTTTATCGGGAATCAACCACGTTTTTTACCACGGAACTACATACACTCCGGCTGATGTTCCGTTTCCGGGATGGCTGTTTTATGCGTCGGTGAATTTCGTTCCGGAAAACAGTTTATGGCCTCATTTGAAAGGATTAAATTCTTATATTGAACGTACGCAAAGTGTTTTACAAAGCGGAAAATCGGATAACGAATTGCTGATGTACTGGCCGATTTACGACCAATGGGCAAATCCGAAAGGGAAGGACGTGACGTTCAAAGTTCATAATGTTGAAAAATGGTTACAGCCAACTCCGATGTATGAAAATCTGAATAAACTCAGTAAAATGGGTTACTCTTTAGATATGATTTCGGACAAAATGATTGGCGAATCGAAGTCGGAAAATCAGAAAATTCAGGTTTCAAAAGAAGGTTCTGCGTATCAGGTTTTAATTATTCCTGAACTGACTTATTTGCCGGAATCTACTTTAAAAAACATTTTAGATTTGGCTCAAAACGGAGCATCAATTATTTTTCAAAACGAACCGAAAGATATTCCCGGAAACTTGGAGGTGGAAAAAAGAAGAACGCAGTTGAAATCTTTATGGAATCAGATTCCGTTTCAAAACCAAGATGGAAATATAAAAATGGCAAGCTTCGGAAAGGGAAAGATTGTTTTGAGTTCCGATGTAGCAAAAGGTCTGGAATATTTAAAAATTGAAAGAGAAAAATTGACAGACACCGGATTGAAATTTGTGAGAAGACAGTTCGACGGCGGAAAATACTATTACATCGTCAATCATACTGCGAAGGAAATCAATCAAAATATTCCGCTGAATTTTGTTGGAAAACAAGTCGCTTTGATGAATTCTGAAAATGGAGATTATGGAATTGTCGACACTCAAAATAATTCAGTGAAAATTCAATTAAAATCCGGTGAATCTTTAATTGTAAAAGCTTCTGAAACTGCAGATAATTCTGTGGAAAAGTGGAAATATGTTGAAAAAACTGAAGCACCGATTTTTTTAAATCAGCCTTGGCAATTATCTTTCAAAGAAGGCGGTCCTGAACTTCCGAAACCCAGAACATTGACAAAACTTCAACCTTGGACGAATTTCACAGAAGATGCTCAAACGCAAAGCTTTTCGGGAACCGGAGTTTACACAACTACTTTCAATTTAAAGAAAAATAAAGCCGACGATTATCTTTTGAAGTTCGATAAAATCTACGAAAGTGCAACCGTGATTGTCAACGGGAAAGAGGCCGGAATTGTTTGGAGCAACCCGTTTGAAATCAACGTTGGAAAATATCTTAAAAAAGGAAAAAATACGATTCAGATTGAAGTAAGTAATCTGATGGCCAACCGAATCCGTTATATGGATAAAAATAAAGTTGAATGGCGAAATTATCACGAAATCAACTTTGTGAACATTAACTATAAGCCTTTTGACGCATCTAACTGGAAAGTTCAGCCTTCCGGTCTGGATGGCGAAATTCAATTAATACCAATTCATTATTCAAAATAA
- a CDS encoding rhamnogalacturonan acetylesterase produces MKNGISLLIVFFCATIFAQQTTFKFDFGGSTVENGFIPINSTSKFDKKIGYGFMDISGLKSDDNGGNALKGDFITSDKPFYFSVIVPEGNYNITLNLGDSKGTSETTVRVENRRLMLNDVKTKKGEILEKQITVHVKDSIIRNQNGTQIGIVKLKPRERKYLHWDNLLTIEFNDRAPKVCSVIIQPNKTAKTIYITGDSTVVDAQYEPWASWGQMLPYFFVPNDVVIANYAESGETLKAFEDRHRIDKIWNKIKSGDYLFIQFGHNDQKAGNSTKSGYRKRLKEWISKARELRAIPVLVTSMNRRVFNKNNKIVNTLDDFPDAMREIAKEEKVDLVDLNALSKTLFEAMGPEKAKKAFVHYPANSYPNQPTALADDTHFNTYGAYELAKCVVKSIVDQNLPLKKYISKNYKTFNPNNPDDVEKFHWPESIFMETVKPDGN; encoded by the coding sequence ATGAAGAACGGGATTTCACTTTTAATCGTTTTTTTCTGCGCAACGATATTTGCACAGCAAACCACTTTCAAATTCGATTTTGGTGGAAGTACAGTTGAAAATGGTTTCATTCCAATTAATTCGACTTCGAAATTCGATAAGAAAATCGGTTACGGATTTATGGATATTTCCGGTTTGAAATCTGATGACAACGGAGGAAATGCTTTGAAGGGAGATTTTATAACCAGCGACAAACCCTTCTATTTTTCAGTAATAGTTCCTGAAGGAAATTATAATATTACATTAAATCTTGGCGATTCTAAAGGAACTTCGGAAACAACCGTTCGTGTAGAAAATCGTCGTCTGATGCTCAATGACGTCAAAACTAAAAAGGGCGAAATTCTTGAAAAACAAATCACGGTTCACGTCAAAGACAGCATTATTCGAAATCAGAACGGAACTCAAATCGGAATTGTAAAACTAAAACCTAGAGAAAGAAAATATCTGCATTGGGATAACCTGTTAACGATTGAATTTAATGATAGAGCTCCGAAAGTTTGTTCGGTCATCATTCAGCCCAACAAAACGGCTAAAACCATCTATATCACTGGAGATTCAACGGTTGTGGATGCGCAATACGAACCTTGGGCGTCGTGGGGACAGATGTTGCCTTATTTTTTCGTTCCAAATGACGTGGTGATAGCCAATTATGCCGAAAGCGGAGAAACCCTGAAAGCCTTCGAAGACCGCCACCGAATCGATAAAATCTGGAATAAAATAAAATCCGGAGATTATCTCTTTATCCAATTCGGGCACAACGATCAAAAAGCGGGAAACAGCACAAAATCCGGTTACAGAAAACGATTAAAGGAGTGGATTTCAAAAGCCAGAGAATTGAGAGCAATTCCCGTTTTAGTCACCTCAATGAACCGTCGTGTTTTTAATAAAAACAATAAAATCGTTAATACTTTGGATGACTTTCCCGATGCAATGCGTGAGATTGCGAAGGAAGAAAAAGTCGATTTAGTTGATTTGAATGCGTTGAGCAAAACCTTATTTGAAGCAATGGGACCGGAAAAAGCAAAGAAAGCATTTGTTCATTATCCCGCAAATTCTTATCCCAATCAGCCAACCGCTTTGGCGGATGATACGCACTTCAATACTTATGGTGCTTATGAATTGGCAAAGTGCGTTGTAAAATCTATCGTTGACCAAAATTTACCTTTAAAAAAATATATTTCGAAAAATTATAAGACTTTTAACCCAAATAACCCCGATGATGTCGAAAAATTCCACTGGCCGGAATCTATCTTTATGGAAACTGTGAAACCTGATGGAAATTAA
- a CDS encoding glycoside hydrolase family 2 TIM barrel-domain containing protein, whose amino-acid sequence MNFSSKIFALLCVCSQLLFSQSKEIQFLTGKDAEHTKEWDFWINSGRKSGSWSKINVPSHWEQQGFGSYNYGRDYVTYGKNFKFHDETGLYKHKFLVPNSWKGKTINIVFEGSMTDTEVKINGKSAGAIHQGAFYEFKYNISDKIQFGKENILEIKVSKMSGDKSVNNAERLADYWILGGIFRPVYLEANPKEHISSTTIEAKADGTFRSNIYLNEINSANNIKVELFDIKNNLVGESLVQIQKGDTLKQIQFSVKNPKLWTAETPNLYKAKFTLNKNKKSISQSEEKFGFRTIEIRKGDGIFINGTKVKMKGINRHVWWPETGRTVTENIDLMDVQLIKEMNMNAVRCSHYPPNKSFLKICDSLGLYVLDELAGWQKKYSTEVGKKLVKEMVTRDTNHPSIIFWSNGNEGGHNFDLDAEFAKYDLSNRPVIHAHHKPGNAFNGIDCNHYEDYYSTKKILEGENIYMPTEFLHAQDDGGGGTSLADYWELHWNSKKVAGGFLWAFADEGLVRTDFNNQIDVNAINAPDGIVGPHREKEGSFYAIREIYSPVKIDLKTLPNDFNGIIPIENRYHFTNLNECQFEWKLVKFKTPFSSESGFDIIKTGKAESPNIKPTEKGDVKLNLPSNWKENEGLLLTATDSFGKEIYTWTWKLKLNNENSNQFSESLTKEFPVSIVENDVEFILKSDEKEFAIGKKDGLLKSIIVDKKGKKITFKNGPVFVNGTMELSSIKSFAEGQNQLIEVNYKNGNKIIWKLNPNGILELNYEYSLSGDYQFSGVSFDYPENYVISAKWLGKGPYHVWKNRTQGQTYNVWQNLRNSTRTGISPWIYPEFKGYFDDISWLQLNTAEGKITVGTKEEKMFIRLFDFYGIYGAEGFPKLPTGNISFLDAIPPLGTVLAFNINNDTSTLGPESEPNHLNGMFKRTLYFYFGLPDLGDENKQFTMPKENILTD is encoded by the coding sequence TTTTGGATAAATTCTGGTAGAAAATCGGGAAGTTGGAGCAAAATCAATGTGCCTTCTCATTGGGAACAACAAGGTTTCGGTTCGTATAATTACGGTCGGGATTATGTAACATATGGTAAAAACTTCAAGTTTCACGACGAAACGGGTTTATACAAACACAAATTTTTGGTTCCAAATTCATGGAAAGGAAAAACAATCAACATCGTTTTCGAAGGTTCAATGACCGACACGGAAGTCAAAATCAATGGGAAATCGGCTGGAGCAATTCATCAGGGCGCTTTTTATGAATTTAAATATAATATTTCAGATAAAATTCAATTTGGAAAAGAAAATATTCTTGAAATCAAAGTTTCTAAAATGTCCGGAGACAAATCCGTCAACAATGCAGAACGTCTTGCAGATTATTGGATTTTAGGCGGGATTTTCCGACCTGTTTATTTGGAAGCTAATCCGAAAGAACATATTTCGTCAACAACGATTGAAGCCAAAGCAGACGGAACTTTTCGTTCCAATATTTATTTAAATGAAATTAATTCTGCCAACAATATAAAAGTAGAGTTATTTGATATTAAAAACAATTTGGTTGGCGAATCTCTGGTTCAAATTCAAAAAGGAGATACTTTAAAACAGATTCAATTTTCGGTTAAAAATCCAAAACTTTGGACAGCTGAAACACCGAATTTATACAAAGCAAAATTCACTTTAAATAAAAATAAAAAATCAATCAGTCAAAGTGAAGAAAAATTCGGTTTCAGAACGATTGAAATCCGAAAAGGCGACGGAATTTTCATCAATGGAACAAAGGTGAAAATGAAAGGCATCAACCGTCACGTTTGGTGGCCGGAAACGGGTAGGACTGTTACAGAAAACATAGATTTAATGGATGTTCAGCTCATCAAAGAAATGAATATGAACGCCGTTCGTTGTTCTCATTATCCGCCAAATAAATCATTTTTAAAGATTTGCGATTCGCTCGGGTTATATGTTTTGGATGAATTGGCGGGTTGGCAAAAAAAGTACAGCACAGAAGTGGGGAAAAAGCTTGTGAAGGAAATGGTGACGAGAGACACCAATCATCCTTCGATTATTTTCTGGAGCAACGGAAACGAAGGCGGACATAATTTTGATTTGGATGCAGAATTTGCAAAATACGACTTGTCAAACCGTCCCGTTATTCACGCACATCACAAGCCAGGAAACGCTTTCAACGGCATCGACTGCAATCATTACGAAGATTATTACAGCACAAAAAAAATTCTCGAAGGAGAAAATATTTATATGCCGACCGAGTTTTTACACGCACAGGACGACGGCGGTGGCGGAACTTCACTAGCCGATTATTGGGAACTTCACTGGAATTCCAAAAAAGTCGCAGGGGGTTTTCTCTGGGCGTTTGCCGATGAAGGTTTGGTAAGAACCGATTTTAATAACCAAATAGATGTGAATGCGATTAACGCTCCGGATGGAATTGTCGGTCCGCATCGTGAGAAAGAAGGAAGTTTTTACGCAATCCGCGAAATTTACAGTCCTGTAAAAATTGATTTGAAAACTTTGCCGAATGATTTTAACGGAATCATTCCAATTGAAAACCGTTATCATTTTACCAATCTAAATGAATGTCAGTTTGAATGGAAATTAGTAAAATTTAAAACACCTTTTTCTTCAGAATCAGGTTTTGATATTATTAAAACAGGAAAAGCAGAATCTCCGAATATTAAACCAACAGAAAAAGGAGATGTTAAATTAAATCTTCCTTCAAACTGGAAGGAAAATGAAGGTTTGTTATTAACGGCAACCGATTCTTTCGGAAAAGAAATTTACACCTGGACTTGGAAATTGAAGTTGAATAATGAAAATTCAAATCAGTTTTCAGAATCTTTAACGAAAGAATTTCCGGTTTCTATCGTCGAAAATGATGTTGAATTTATTTTAAAATCAGACGAAAAAGAATTTGCCATTGGTAAAAAAGACGGCTTATTAAAATCTATTATTGTCGATAAAAAAGGCAAAAAAATAACTTTTAAAAATGGCCCTGTTTTCGTGAACGGAACAATGGAATTATCTTCCATAAAATCTTTTGCAGAAGGACAAAATCAATTAATTGAAGTCAATTACAAAAACGGAAATAAAATCATTTGGAAACTCAATCCTAACGGAATTTTAGAGTTAAATTATGAATATTCTTTGTCTGGAGATTATCAATTTTCTGGGGTGAGTTTTGATTATCCTGAAAACTATGTCATCAGCGCAAAATGGCTGGGCAAAGGTCCGTATCACGTTTGGAAAAACAGAACTCAGGGACAAACATATAATGTCTGGCAAAATTTGAGAAATTCAACCCGAACTGGTATTTCGCCTTGGATTTATCCCGAATTTAAAGGTTATTTCGATGATATTTCTTGGTTGCAATTGAATACAGCAGAAGGGAAAATCACTGTTGGAACTAAAGAAGAAAAAATGTTCATCAGACTTTTTGATTTTTACGGAATTTACGGTGCAGAAGGTTTCCCGAAACTGCCAACAGGAAATATCTCTTTCCTCGATGCGATTCCACCGTTGGGAACTGTTTTGGCATTTAATATTAATAATGATACTTCCACTTTAGGTCCTGAAAGTGAACCGAATCATCTGAACGGAATGTTTAAAAGAACATTGTACTTCTATTTCGGACTGCCGGATTTGGGCGATGAAAATAAACAGTTTACAATGCCAAAAGAAAACATTTTAACAGATTAA